The Virgibacillus sp. SK37 region AATTGCAGTATTGGCAAATTGGGTTCAGGAGGAACTTGCTAATCAGCTTTCCATGATTATGATGATTATTATCGTAATCACAGCAATAATGACCCTGTTGGCAAGGTTCAGCTCCATTTTTAAAAAGACACCGTTTTTCCAAAACTTATTTCATGTCAGTATATTTTGGACAATTACAAGAGTTGTCGCGGCCGTATTTGCTGTGATGGTATATTTTGATTTGGGGTCCGAAGCAATTTATGGACCAAATACAGGAGAGGTTCTTTTGGATGACCTGCTCCATGTTCTGTTCGCTGTCTTTTTATTCGCTGGGTTATTTTTACCATTACTAATGAACTTTGGTTTATTGGAATTATTCGGTACATTAATGACAAAAATTATGCGTCCGCTATTTCGCTTACCAGGCAGAGCGTCCATTGACTCATTAGCTTCCTGGATTGGTGACGGTACTATTGGAGTACTTTTAACTAGTCGGCAATACGAAGATGGTTACTATACAAAGCGTGAAGCCGCCGTAATTGGGACAACCTTTTCTATTGTTTCCATTACGTTCACACTAGTAGTAATTTCTGAAGTAGGCTTAGAGCATATGTTTGTTCCTTTTTATGCAACTGTACTCCTTGCTGGATTTGTTGCTGCATTAATTATGCCAAGAATACCACCCCTTTCCAGAAAAGCGGACTCCTTTGTACGAGATGATGCAGAAGGGATTAACGAGGAAATCCCTGATGGTTACAACTCTTTCACATTTGGTTATAAAAAAGCGTTGGACCGCAGTAAAAAAGAAACAAGTGTGTATCAATTTTTTAAAGAAGGCGGGCAAAACATCCTCGATATGTGGATGGGAGTCGCCCCAGTCGTAATGGCTTTTGGTTTGATTGCTTTGATCATTGCTGAATACACCCCCGTATTCCAATGGCTAGGTATGCCGTTTATCCCTTTACTTGAACTGATGCAGGTACCATATGCTGCTCAGGCATCAGAGACGGTTTTAATTGGTTTTGCAGATATGTTCCTGCCTGCCATTTTTGCTTCATCCATTGATGCAGAGATAACGAGGTTTATTATCGCAGGCTTGTCTGTTACACAGTTAATATATATGTCTGAGGTTGGCGGCTTATTACTTGGCTCCAAGGTACCAGTATCATTTAAGGACCTGGCAATTATTTTCTTACTTCGAACAGTAATTACATTGCCTATTATTACACTGATTGCCCATCTGATTTTTTAATTCATACAGGTTTATTAGCAAAGACGAAAAAGACGGTCATCTCATAGATGACCGTCTTTTCCTTTTATAAAAAAAGGGGTGATATGCTATACGTTTTATCTGAAATTTAGTTTCAATTTTTCTTTAATTTTTTCCGTGTTCAGAGAAGTATTCTTCGGAATTTCTTCATCTACTCGTTCTTCTTCAGAACCTTTTTCAACTAAATCTGCATTATAGCCCATTTTCTCTGCTTCTTCCCTCATAAATTCATAAAAACTTTGTGTCTTTTCTGGTCCAGTATTATAAACACCGATCAGATCATTTTGGATGAACTTTACAATGACGGTTGCCAAATCCGCTACATGCACAAATGTCCGAATGAGATCATCGCGAAAGGCTATCGGCTTATCCGAACGCAGATGATAGGCTAATTTATCTGTACGCTCATCTAGCTTTCCAATCGCATTTTCACCGTATATTGGGCCAGCACGTAAAATAGTATAATTTGTTAACTCCTTATCAATGAGCCGTTCCGCTTTTACCTTAGCATTTGTATAGTTACTGAACGCATGATCCTCAGGCAGCGTAGATAATGGATCTTCTTCCTTATACGGCCCATTTCCTGCACTATAAACAAAATCAGACGAGAGATAGATCAGCTTTGTCTCAGGAGTCAGATGTGTAATTAAGTGGATTAAGCCTTGATCTGTTAACTCGTGTTCATTTGGCCCAGCCATTACTGACCAAACAACTACATCTGGCTGTTCTTCTTTAAAGTACTCGGAAAAAGACTCTGGTTCATTTACATCTAGCTTTACTAGATCATCAAACATAGAAGGCTCTTCCAAAAACGTCCCACTAACTTCTATGCCGGATATATCATCTAGTAATTTATAAACAGATGACCCTACATATCCATTCGCACCAAATACACAAACCTTCATACCTAGCACTTCCTCTCTTTAAAACAGTTAGAATTATGATTCTGTTCCGGGTTGCTTTTTGCTTATTTTTTCATGATAGGCTTTCTTCATAATGGATGCTCTTCCTTCAATAATAGGTTGCCAAATTCCCAGCACAGGCTTACTGGATAGCAGGAGAACAATCCCCATGGAAATCGCTGCCAATCCTACAAAGTCAACTAGATTATTAATTTTAAATACATCTACTTGACGGAAATACTGAATGAAAAACCCATGCAGAAGATACACATATAATGTTCTAGTTCCAAGTTTAGTAAAACTCTGCTTGTTTTTTGGTATCCATGCCAACACACTTGCTACCATAATTGCTGCTGTAACATAAACCGTTAGTCGAGCTAAGCCACCATACTCACTCATGCCTAAATCTCCATAAGACTTGGATGCAAGCAACCAACCTGAATTGAAATCAGGCATGTAATAAATTGCAAGTGCAATTGCGGCCATTACACCAACAGAAATCACTTTAAATGCTTTCCGCTTAACTAACATTACTTGCTTCTCTGTTAGCCAGTAACCAGCTAGGAAAAATGGGAAAAACACAAATGTGCGAGATAAACTGAATGTGTGTCCAATTTCTCCAAAATAACCAACGATTAAGCCAATTTGAACAGCAAGTGTAATACTCAAAACTGCTGGTATTTTCTTGAACCAATACAGCAAGAGATGCCAGCAAAATAAACTAAATAAAAACCATAGTGCCCATTGTGGGTGAAATAAATCATTTTGCCAACCGGATTTCCCAATAATAAAGTAATAGCCTGTATAGATTAATTGGAAAATCAAATAGGGTACAAGTAGTTTTTTTATTAAATTCAGTATATAAGAAATGTTCCCTGAACCTTTGGCAA contains the following coding sequences:
- a CDS encoding YjiH family protein, giving the protein MNKQNYKWSDHLKFIIPSLIGIFLFMCPVQTKDGLTIPIAVLANWVQEELANQLSMIMMIIIVITAIMTLLARFSSIFKKTPFFQNLFHVSIFWTITRVVAAVFAVMVYFDLGSEAIYGPNTGEVLLDDLLHVLFAVFLFAGLFLPLLMNFGLLELFGTLMTKIMRPLFRLPGRASIDSLASWIGDGTIGVLLTSRQYEDGYYTKREAAVIGTTFSIVSITFTLVVISEVGLEHMFVPFYATVLLAGFVAALIMPRIPPLSRKADSFVRDDAEGINEEIPDGYNSFTFGYKKALDRSKKETSVYQFFKEGGQNILDMWMGVAPVVMAFGLIALIIAEYTPVFQWLGMPFIPLLELMQVPYAAQASETVLIGFADMFLPAIFASSIDAEITRFIIAGLSVTQLIYMSEVGGLLLGSKVPVSFKDLAIIFLLRTVITLPIITLIAHLIF
- a CDS encoding sugar nucleotide-binding protein; the encoded protein is MKVCVFGANGYVGSSVYKLLDDISGIEVSGTFLEEPSMFDDLVKLDVNEPESFSEYFKEEQPDVVVWSVMAGPNEHELTDQGLIHLITHLTPETKLIYLSSDFVYSAGNGPYKEEDPLSTLPEDHAFSNYTNAKVKAERLIDKELTNYTILRAGPIYGENAIGKLDERTDKLAYHLRSDKPIAFRDDLIRTFVHVADLATVIVKFIQNDLIGVYNTGPEKTQSFYEFMREEAEKMGYNADLVEKGSEEERVDEEIPKNTSLNTEKIKEKLKLNFR